TAGTGATATTGAAATCGGTAAGTTTGATTATACTAACATTTATCTCATCGCTAAATCTTCCTGAGCTTATACCTACAATTGAGCTTCCTCCGTTACTTGCGGCACTTACACTTCCGTTATACATATACAAAGTGTTGTAATCACTGTTATTCCAAATAGCAGCATCATTGATTTGAGCAGTAGTTGAATCGGTATATGTAGCCATGGCAGTTAAGTCCGTAGCTTCATCGGTTGAGTAAATTGAAATATTTCCTTCAACGATTTCAATAGATGCTATATCTGCAACTACGGCTGTTTTTGTGTTTTCTCCACACGCGGTAAAAAATACGCTAAGTAGTATTAACAATGAGTAAAAAGTCTTTTTCATAATCTGTTTCCTAATATCTTATATTAAATCCGAAGTAAAATGTGTCAACATTAGACTTATATTTTAGTTCGTATGCAATTGTATCAACAGCTTCATAGGATAAATCTTTATAATTATAAGCTATTTCAAAATCCAGATATTCGTTTATAGGTATGTATGTACCGACTTCAGCATTGAAACTTCCGAAATTCAGTTTTGATTGAAGCTCCCTGTTTACATCCATATATCCAGCACCGAAACCCAGTTTTATAAATGGAAGTACGTATATATCAAAGTCAAATGTTTTTACAAGTGCTATATTTAG
The genomic region above belongs to Sulfurimonas lithotrophica and contains:
- a CDS encoding outer membrane beta-barrel protein produces the protein MKSLIIILTLLTTSLYSEAKIYFGLDYGKFNEDFSNIAAKSSSESVRLKLGYGIRENYSIEFALEALDNDSKIFSNNDGEKYALNIALVKTFDFDIYVLPFIKLGFGAGYMDVNRELQSKLNFGSFNAEVGTYIPINEYLDFEIAYNYKDLSYEAVDTIAYELKYKSNVDTFYFGFNIRY